GCGTCTGTCCCTGATCAAAGAGGATTTCATCATCTTTAACAAGGTCGACACCCCCCAACGCTTGTTGCTTCAATTGCTCATTATGGAACGTTAGATCACGCCCTAATACACCTTTGAAAATGCTCATGACTAGCGGCCGGTCATACACTCCAATCTTTTTCCTGATTCCTGTAATGCCATATCTGGGACCGGGGAAAGCTTTTTCGATATCCCCGATAAAATCAAGGTCGATCAATTTAACCGCACCGTCCAATGACAGTTTTCCGAAGACCGTGGTCAAAATGGCTGGCAAATCATTTGAGAAATTTCCTGCCGGATACGCGATTTTAATGATCGAACGATACACCTTACGATCGAAGTACCGGTTTGCCCCCTCTTCTTCGGAAAGCGGCGATACGGAGACGACGCGACCCTTATGCTTTTCCAGCTGCTTTTGAACCAGCTGGGGCAGGTCCGTCCATGTTCCTACAGTCAGGCCCAAGGCGATGCCTTCCGCTTTTTTTTCGTGATTCCCATTAAAATCATGAATTAAATAAGTGGCGATTATCTCGCTCATTTGATCACTCCTATAACACGTTAGTAATCTCACGAAGTCATTATCGGACTCTTTAATAATAGTAAAAGCCCCTTCATGACGAAGAGGCTTTAAAAAAGCCATCTTCTTATCTCCCAGCACATATGCTGCAAGAATTAGCACCGTGCCCTGTGGACGAGAAAGTCCGGCGGAGGATTCCGCCCCATCTTACAATGGAATTACGGTCGGTTGCTGGGCTTCATCGGGCTAGTCCCTCCACCTGCTCAAAATAAGAAAACGCTGATATATAGGTACATGGTAGTTTCGAAAGATTAAGAATTTATTTAGTATTCTGACAGGTAATCCATACTTTGTCAATAAGTTTTTAATTGTATGAGGATTCACTAAAGTTTAAAACAGATTTAACCTGCGTATCCGCCCTACAGCCTCCTTGAGCCGCTCTTCGGAGGTCAGAAGCCCGACCCTGACGTATCCTTCGCCAAATTCGCCGAACCCATTTCCAGCAGCTACCGCCACGTGGGCGTGCGTTAATAAATGATCGGCAAAGCTCTCGGAGGTGAATCCCGTTGGTATTTTAAGCCAGGCAAAAAAAGAAGCATCCGGAGCTTTAACCTCCCAGCCAATGTCCCGTAACCCCTCGATGAAAACATTCCTGCGCCCCTCATACACCTTCACCAATTCCTCTACACACTCTTGCGAATCAAGCAAGGCGGTTGCTGCAGCCTCCTGTATCGCCGGAAAAAGGCTCACATATAAATGGTCCTGCAGCAGTTCAAGAGCTTCAATGACACTTTTGTTGCCTACAGCAAAGCCGACCCTCCATCCTGCCATATTGTAAGTTTTCGAGAGTGTATATATTTCTATCCCGACATCCTTCGCTCCCTCTGCCTGGAGAAAGCTAATCGGTTTTCTTCCAGTGTAACCTATTGCCCCATACGCAAAATCATGGACCACACAAATTGAATGCTCTTTAGCATAGGATACGGTTTCGCTAAAAAATTCTCCGGTTGCGGATGCACCTGTAGGATTATTCGGATAGTTCAAGAACATCATTTTGGCTTTATCGAGCACATCTTTATGTATAGCTTCGTAATTCGGTAGAAAAGCATTTTCCTCCTTCAACGGCATGCGTTCCATTTGCGCCTGAGCCAAAACGACACCGGAAAGATAATCAGGATAGCCGGGATCTGGTACGAGTATCGTATCTCCTGGATTCAATAAACACTGCGGCAATTCGACAAGTCCTGCCTTACCGCCAAAAAGAATGGCTATTTCACTTTTTGGATCGAGCTTGACGCCATATTCCCGTTCATAAAAGGAAGCTGCAGCATCTTTTAAATATTGATGTCCCCTGAACGGCGAATATTTATGGTTGATCGTTTTTTCAGCTGCTGTTTGTAACCTTTTCACGATATGCTCAGGCGTCGGTTGATCGGGATTCCCTTGACCCAGGTTAATCACGTCATGCCCTTGCGCAGTAATCGCATTGACCTTTGCGACCAATGAAGCAAAAAACTGCTTGGGGAGTTCCTGAAGCTGCTTCGATTTTTCGAATTGCAACATTTATTCACCTTCTCTGAAATTTCTTGAAATTCTAGTCACAAATGATATATGTTTATCATAGTCTTGTAAAGCATTTTTTACTTATGGAGGTTTTTATTGATGAAATGGAAAATAGCTTGTATCCAGATGGATATTGCCTTCGGACAACCGGATATCAATTATCAGCATGCTGAACAATGGGTGGAGAAGGCCGTAAACGCAGCGGCCGATATCGTAATTTTACCAGAGCTATGGACTACGGGCTATGACTTGACCAGATTGAATGAGATTGGTGATGTAGAAGCCGAAAAGACGATCGGATTTATAAAAAATATGGCGCGAAAGCACCAAATCCATATCGTTGGCGGGTCCATCGCCAAAAAAACGCACAAAGGCATATATAACACGATGATCATCATCGATAAAAACGGAAACCTCGTTAAAGAATATGATAAGCTTCACTTATTTCAGTTAATGGATGAACATCATTTCCTGCAGCCAGGCGAGAATGATGGTTTATTTACACTTGATGACAAAATATGTGCTGGTTTCATTTGTTATGACATTCGCTTTCCGGAGTGGCAGCGTGCCCATTCCGCTCGCGGGGCAGAAGTTCTGTTCGTTACCGCAGAATGGCCGAAGCCTAGACTTGATCACTGGAGGAGCTTATTGATCAGCCGTGCCATCGAAAACCAGGCCTATGTTGTAGCCGTTAACCGTTCAGGATCGGATGTCAACAATGTATTTGCCGGTCACTCCATGATCATTGACCCTTGGGGCCGTATCGTAAGTGAGGCCGGTGAGGAAAGCGAACTGTTGACAGGCACCTTGGACTTCACCGAAGTATCGAGCGCTCGCAGCAAAATACCGGTATTCGAAGATCGCCGTCCTGATTATTATTAATTTGCCATTGACAAACTATTTAAAAGATTGATATCATTTTCCCGAAGATTAAAATTTCAGAAAACATATAAACTCTTATCAAGAGCAGGCTGAGGGATTAAGGCCCTATGAAGCCCAGCAACCGACTGTAATACCATTGTGAAATGGGGCGGATACACCGCCGGATTGCAAAATCCGCAGAGCACGGTGCCAATTCCACCAGAAAACACTTTTCTGGGAGATGAGAGGTCCGAAGCTAATACTTCTGCCTCTTTCTATATGAAAGAGGCTTTTTTATTCTTATTTTTAATGGAGGGGAAAGAAATGACTCAAAACCATTCGAATTTCAAAAGATTGACAAGCGTAACGGCCATTATCCTTGCAAAAAAATTGGGGCTTGTAGATGCCGATGCCAATTTAAGCTGTAAAGAAATTGGTGATGGTAACTTGAATTATGTGTTCCATATAACAGACACGGCCACGAATAAAGGGATAATCATCAAGCAAGCGGTCCCTTATGCCAAGGTGCTTGGCGAAAGCTGGCCGCTGACATTGAAAAGGGCTGCCATTGAAGCGAATGCCCTTATCCATTTCCGAAGCTATTGCCCCGAATTCGTACCGCAAGTCTATTATTCGGATGAACAGCTAGCCATCACGGTCATGGAAGACTTATCACACCTAAAAATTGTCAGAAGCGGTTTTATTGATGGCGATCCGTTTCCATTGCTTTCGCAGCATATTGGGGAGTATGTTGCGAAGACGTCCTTTTACACTTCCGATTATCATTTGGAGCCCTCCGCAAAGAAAGAAGTGGCACGGCACTTCACGAATCCGGAGCTCTGCAAAATTACGGAAGTCTTTATTTTCACCGATCCTTTTTTCGAAGAGCTGCCTGGTGATTTCGAGGTGGAATTGACGGATGCCGCCAAAACGATTTGGGATGATCAAGAAGTGATACTGGAAGTGGCTAAACTGAAACAAAGCTTTGAAACCGAACAGGAAGCCTTGCTCCATGGAGATTTACATACAGGAAGCATCTTTGCAAGTGAAACCGAAACAAAAGTAATCGATCCTGAATTCGCTTTTTATGGACCAGTCGGTTTTGATCTTGGTCAATACACCGCCAACCTCCTCTTTCAGGCGGTCACTCGAAATGTAGCGGGAAAAGAAGAAATTTTTACACATCTCGATCAATTTTGGCGGTCATTCGAAAAAACATATACGGAACTTTGGAACACCCAGAATAAAAGTCCGTTCCGCCATGTGACTGGCTATCTCCCCTATTTACTGACTAAATTCAAGCGGGATGCATTCGGTTTTGCCGGCTGTGAACTGATTAGAAGAACCATCGGCCTCTCTCATGTCGCTGATTTAAATGTCATGGAAGATAAAGAAACGAAAATCGCAGCCAAAACGGCGACATTGAACCTCGGTGCTTTGTTAATAAAAAAACGGGAAGAATTAGATGTTCCAGCGGTCATTGATTTGGTAAAGCAACAAACGCTGACTTCTTATTCACCCATCTAAAAGGAGACCTGCACGTGACGACGTTAGCACCATTACCATATTCGGTACAATGGGAAAATACCCATATCACATTATTGAATCAACAAGCCCTTCCTGCCATCACTGAGTTTATTCATCTTCATTCAGTCGAGGATGTTTATGACAGCATCCTGACATTGAAGGTACGCGGCGCTCCAGCGATTGGACTGACCGCTGCATTCGGGGTGGCACTTGGTGCCAAGCAGGAAGCTGCAACGGATTTAGCCGATTTCAAAAAAAATGTAACGGAACATATCGAGAGGCTCGCCTCTTCAAGGCCCACTGCCGTCAATCTTTTTTGGGCATTGAAGAGAATGAAGAATATTTTGCAGGAGGCCCAGAGCATATCAGCTGCCAAGGAAGCACTTGTTTTCGAGGCTAAGGCCATCTTTGCGGAAGACGAAGAAATGTGCAGGAAAATCGGGGAGCATGGCTTATCGCTATTCGAAAAAGGGGATTCCGTATTAACGCATTGCAACGCCGGTGGAATTGCCACTGCCCGCTATGGAACAGCCCTGGCTCCGTTCCACCTTGCTAAAGAACGGAATTTCCCGCTGAAAGTGTATGCCTGTGAAACCAGACCTGTTCTGCAGGGTGCGCGATTGACCGCTTGGGAACTGATGCAAGCAGGGGTTGACGTCACCTTGATCTCTGATAACATGGCGGCCCATACGATACACCAAAAGGAAATCGATGCCATTATAGTCGGGGCCGACCGCATTGCAGCAAATGGAGATACAGCCAATAAAATAGGGACATTGGGCTTGGCCATCTTAGCCAAGCACTTCGGGATACCATTTTATGTGGCGGCTCCATCAAGCACCTTCGACCTCTCTCTCGAATCGGGTGCTTCCATTCCAATTGAAGAACGAGATGGAGCCGAAATCACCTATATTCAAGGCATCAGGGTCGCCCCGGAAGACGTCAGCACATTCAATCCTGCCTTTGACGTTACGCCCCATCATCTCATTACTGGTATCATCACTGAAAACGGCATCATTACACCGGAATTCGCCCATAACATCCCGAATTTTGTGAAGTGAAGTTTTCCTTCATTATTGGTAACTTAATAAACGAGCTGGATGTTACATCCATGCTCGTTTTATGGAGAACTTTTTCATTTATTCTTGCGAGGTCCATTACTGAATATTGAAATCAGATGACGGTTTTCATTACGAATGGAATAGTCATCCACCCTACTTTGAAAAGAACGCTTGAAGCGCTCGCTTATTTTTCGTTTCATCCATTTCCAGCACAGCACCGATCTCGGGGTATTCAGCATCTTTAAAGCTTCCTTCGACAGGAATCCTCAACGTTTCCACGGTGTCCGATGCCTGGAAGACGGCTTTGGGACCCATCTCCAATATCGTTTTCAGCCCAATATCGGTATCCAGGTAGGAGAGACCTTGTTCAATTATGCTTGGAAGGGCTACAACGCCTTCAAGGGAGGAGATTTGATCGATAAATCCATTCTTTAATTGAAGCAGTACACCTTGCTGCCTGTCCACCCTTCCGAAATCGCTTTCATCATCATGTCTAAAGCGGACATATTTCAATAGCTCCTCACCATGTAAAACATTTTTACCTATACTTGCTTGGATGCTCATATCATCAATGATTTTCTGATCCACGTCCACCACCACCCCCTCAGGGGCAAGCAAGTCCACCATCTTCACAAATCCCTGAAAATCAATTACGGCTACATGATCGATTTTGACACCAAAGGCTTCATCTATTGTTTTCTTAAGCAATTCCTTTCCGCCGTAATAATATGCTGCATTTATCTTATTGTATTGAGGATGATCGCCTGGGATTTTAACATAGCTGTCACGCATGATCGAAGCGAGCTTTAGCTTCCCCCGTTCAGGAAAATATCTGGCTATCATGATCGCGTCCGCTCGCGATTTTTTCTCCCCTCTGGAATCAGCACCAATTAACAGGAATGTTTTCGCGTCTCCGTGGTTACTTTCATCGGTTACTTTTTTATCCGTACTTGCATTTCCATTTTGTTTCGGTAAAGGGGCATAGGTGCATCCTGCCAAAATCAAGACCAATAGATATATGTACAGTACCTTTTGTTTCATTACCTCACCTCATCGGAAAATTACTCCTATCTTTACCTTAAAATGGTTAAATATGCATTAAACGACAAAAAAACTTCGTTCCAAACAACTCAGCTTCAAGTTGAAGCTAGCATCTCGATTGCTTCCAGGATTTTTGAGGGATTGTATGGCAATGGCTACACTTATTTACACCATTATTTGAAGGTGAGAATAGGAGATTGACTGACGCGAGCATGGACATTCACTCAAGAATACTAAGAACAAATGAAAAACGACGCAAAAAATTGATAAAGTAGGACAGCTGAATAATCCTCCTCGTTCGATAAATGGACATGCCCATAACGTTTTCGCTGCTATTCACCAAGGAAATGGGGGTGTGATTGATTTCTCCTCCAAGGCTTGATGAGCTGTACACTTGCCTCAAAGCCTGCAGCGGCTTTGGAACATTATTTAATTTAAAGAATGAACTATTTCATTATAAGAGCTGGTTAATTGAATAAGAATTCAAGGATCATTAAGTTAAGCAAGCTGTCTAGGTTTTATTGCTGAAATACAAATATGCTAAAATCCTTTAAACTCGGACAAAAGGGCTTGTAACGTCGATTACAGGCAAAGTGGAATGAAATGGTCTGGATACATCACCACAAAACGGTGGACAATTGGAATTCCATATACATGTTCTTGCGGGGAGGGTGCAATGAACCGTGCTTAGTACAGCCCTCCAAGACTGTAAAATGAAAGAGATGCCGCCTGTAATATACAGACAGCATCTCTTTCAAGTTGCCCTTTTTTAAAATGTCCTTTTCAGGATACACTTTACTGAAAGGCTTCTTCCGTTTACTTA
This genomic stretch from Peribacillus muralis harbors:
- a CDS encoding pyridoxal phosphate-dependent aminotransferase; amino-acid sequence: MLQFEKSKQLQELPKQFFASLVAKVNAITAQGHDVINLGQGNPDQPTPEHIVKRLQTAAEKTINHKYSPFRGHQYLKDAAASFYEREYGVKLDPKSEIAILFGGKAGLVELPQCLLNPGDTILVPDPGYPDYLSGVVLAQAQMERMPLKEENAFLPNYEAIHKDVLDKAKMMFLNYPNNPTGASATGEFFSETVSYAKEHSICVVHDFAYGAIGYTGRKPISFLQAEGAKDVGIEIYTLSKTYNMAGWRVGFAVGNKSVIEALELLQDHLYVSLFPAIQEAAATALLDSQECVEELVKVYEGRRNVFIEGLRDIGWEVKAPDASFFAWLKIPTGFTSESFADHLLTHAHVAVAAGNGFGEFGEGYVRVGLLTSEERLKEAVGRIRRLNLF
- a CDS encoding carbon-nitrogen family hydrolase, translated to MKWKIACIQMDIAFGQPDINYQHAEQWVEKAVNAAADIVILPELWTTGYDLTRLNEIGDVEAEKTIGFIKNMARKHQIHIVGGSIAKKTHKGIYNTMIIIDKNGNLVKEYDKLHLFQLMDEHHFLQPGENDGLFTLDDKICAGFICYDIRFPEWQRAHSARGAEVLFVTAEWPKPRLDHWRSLLISRAIENQAYVVAVNRSGSDVNNVFAGHSMIIDPWGRIVSEAGEESELLTGTLDFTEVSSARSKIPVFEDRRPDYY
- the mtnK gene encoding S-methyl-5-thioribose kinase, coding for MTQNHSNFKRLTSVTAIILAKKLGLVDADANLSCKEIGDGNLNYVFHITDTATNKGIIIKQAVPYAKVLGESWPLTLKRAAIEANALIHFRSYCPEFVPQVYYSDEQLAITVMEDLSHLKIVRSGFIDGDPFPLLSQHIGEYVAKTSFYTSDYHLEPSAKKEVARHFTNPELCKITEVFIFTDPFFEELPGDFEVELTDAAKTIWDDQEVILEVAKLKQSFETEQEALLHGDLHTGSIFASETETKVIDPEFAFYGPVGFDLGQYTANLLFQAVTRNVAGKEEIFTHLDQFWRSFEKTYTELWNTQNKSPFRHVTGYLPYLLTKFKRDAFGFAGCELIRRTIGLSHVADLNVMEDKETKIAAKTATLNLGALLIKKREELDVPAVIDLVKQQTLTSYSPI
- the mtnA gene encoding S-methyl-5-thioribose-1-phosphate isomerase encodes the protein MTTLAPLPYSVQWENTHITLLNQQALPAITEFIHLHSVEDVYDSILTLKVRGAPAIGLTAAFGVALGAKQEAATDLADFKKNVTEHIERLASSRPTAVNLFWALKRMKNILQEAQSISAAKEALVFEAKAIFAEDEEMCRKIGEHGLSLFEKGDSVLTHCNAGGIATARYGTALAPFHLAKERNFPLKVYACETRPVLQGARLTAWELMQAGVDVTLISDNMAAHTIHQKEIDAIIVGADRIAANGDTANKIGTLGLAILAKHFGIPFYVAAPSSTFDLSLESGASIPIEERDGAEITYIQGIRVAPEDVSTFNPAFDVTPHHLITGIITENGIITPEFAHNIPNFVK
- a CDS encoding LCP family protein, with the translated sequence MKQKVLYIYLLVLILAGCTYAPLPKQNGNASTDKKVTDESNHGDAKTFLLIGADSRGEKKSRADAIMIARYFPERGKLKLASIMRDSYVKIPGDHPQYNKINAAYYYGGKELLKKTIDEAFGVKIDHVAVIDFQGFVKMVDLLAPEGVVVDVDQKIIDDMSIQASIGKNVLHGEELLKYVRFRHDDESDFGRVDRQQGVLLQLKNGFIDQISSLEGVVALPSIIEQGLSYLDTDIGLKTILEMGPKAVFQASDTVETLRIPVEGSFKDAEYPEIGAVLEMDETKNKRALQAFFSK